The Macaca nemestrina isolate mMacNem1 chromosome 9, mMacNem.hap1, whole genome shotgun sequence genome includes the window caaaaaactagccgggcgtggtggcgggcgcctgtagtcccagctactcggaggctgaggcgggagaatggcgtgaatccgagaggcggagcttgcagtgagctgagattgcgccactgcactccagcctgggtgacacagcgagactccgtctcaaaaaaaaaaaaaaaaaaaagtaaaaaagaaaaggatgacaTGAGGCAAATGTGTGACAGAGTGGCAGACCCAGAGAACTGATGCTAATTACTCTGTTAGCAAGAGAGAAACTTCCAGTCTTGAGGTGTTATGTGCAGATGAGTAATACTTGCCAGTGAACAGGAAATAAAACAAGTGACTTGAGAAGCCCCAAACTGAGTTTATTGGGCTATAGAATGGGGGATAAAAAGTAACTCCAGTATATTCAGGTAAAGTCTGATATAGTTTGGGATATCTCAAATACAACACCAGGGCTACTCTAGGGTCAAAAGTCcccaagagaaaacaggaaaattagACATTTCTCTCAAAAAAGCCAGGAAACAGGACAGTATACCAATGCTTACAACCTCATCCATGTTCCCAGTGACTTCCCTGACTTGTCCATTCTTCTACCACTTCAAGTCATcaacatctttccattttttagcCCAAATTACTGGATGAGAAGAAAGTCTTTTTCAGAAGAATAAGGtggttctcattcttctcctcagtGCCATCTGGTTCCAGTCAAAAGGTAAACTTCCTTACAAAGGAAAGTGTTAGGAACTATAAGCTCTGGAAAGACTAACATCAGGGCCTCTTCCCACCCACTCAATCTAATTTCCTATCTCTAAAAGGTACTGTGGCTAAACTCTTAGAAACCAGTtacattggctgggcatggtggctcatgcctgtaattccagaactttgggaggtcaaggcaggcagatcacctgagatcaagggTTTGATacgagcctggtcaacacggcgaaactctgtctgtactgaaaatacaaaaattagccaggtgtggtggtgcgcacttgtaatcccagctactagggaggctgaggcaggagaaccgcttgaacccaggaggtggaggctgcagtgagccgagatcgcgccactgcactctagcctaggcaacagagcaagactccatctcaaaaaaagaaagaaactaattaCGTTATACAAAAACTCTCATTCAGCTTAGAATTTTTACCCAAACAGTGAATGAGGTTTAGAATATAGTGTTTTTCAAAGCTTGCAAGAATTTGGCATTAGCAGGGTAATTTCATCACAAcctccccattttccagatgtcCAGTCATGATCTATTTAAATCCCACCATCCACTTTCTCTTCTAATTGACTATTATCCAGCTGACAGGAGCTTCCAAGAAACATGATATAATATGCACTGCAGTATACTGGCTGCTTGTTGGGGTTGGAATAGACCTGTTCAGGTTTGAGGGACATGAAAGGATTAGCCCCATAGGCAGTGATGTGTGTATCCAGTTCcaccagaatctgcaaagaggaTACCAACTCCTGATGACtgtagaagagagaagaaaaattactGATTGTgacagagataaagaaaaaattgcCCAAGAGCCTGACATTTCTGTAATCACCAATCCCCCAAATTGCCTAACGCTGGACTAGGCAAGGGCTCTCCTTCCCTCCCAAATGTCTCATTAGATACTCAATTAACTAGCAAAGGACTGTTCCAAGGGGATGAAAAAGTCATATGTGGAAAAGAACATCCTCACCAGAAGGTAGATGAGCAAGAGGGGGCAAAATGAGCTCATCTATATAAAGAGAGATGTAAAGTCAGGGAAGTATCACAAATAGGAAGAGGTTAAAACCTGTAAACAGTAATCAATGTAGGAATCTTATAGTCACGAAGTAGCAGCAGGGTGGGCAGCCAAGCCTCCATCAAGTCTGGGGAGGAATGGAAACCTGtggaacaaaaatgaaaatgggaaTAGGGAAAGACTAAAGCAGACCCTAAGAGCAAGATATTTGACTGTGAGCACGCCACTCCTCACCTTGCTTATCCccaatcattatcatcattatcatcatcatcatcatcgtccaCTCCAAGTTCTTCGATGAAAAATTCTGAACCCAAGTGTAGTACATATTGCAAATCATCAAGAAAagttgtcggccgggcgcggtggctcaagcctgtaatcccagcactttgggaggccgagacgggcggatcacgaggtcaggagatcgagaccatcctggctaacacggtgaaaccccgtctctactaaaaaaataccaaaaaaaaactagccgggcgaggtggcaggcgcctgtagtcccagctactcgggaggctgaggcaggagaatggcgtaaacccgggaggcggagcttgcagtgagccgagatcgcgccactgcactccagcctgggtgacagagccagactccgtctcaaaaaaaaaaaaaaaaaaaagaaaagttgtcaTCATATTGTGTTTAATGAGACCAAACGAATGGGATTCCAAAGACAGAAGATACAAGATTCAGGATGGAAAATTCTCAGGGAAGCCACCCTCTATTCCCCTGAACCAATGAGTCTTACCTGGATGGAATGCTGCCACCAAATCTGGATGGTCTGTCTGCCCAGTCTCTACTTGCTCCTCCCAGAAGTCATGATAGAGGCCCTTGTGGGCACTAAGCTGAATTGTGCCAGGTTCCAGGGGTGAAGTTGAGGTGCTCTGTGAAAAGCCATTAGCCACGTCTACACCCACCATGACCACACGGAGTCCAAGGTGCCCAGGAAACATGTGGCCAAGTTCATCATAGTCCCCAGGGCGAGTAAGAAATGTCTCCACATGGGAAGCACCAACCACATGCACTGTGCTTCCCCCAATCCTCCTAACATCTATCTCCAAGGCCCTAAGTCCTAGGCCCAGAGTCAAGGGCCGTGACAGGACATCTGTCAGCAGCCGCTTCAAAGATCCCTGCAGGACATCTGGGTCTGGCCTTGGCCGTCCTACACTGGCCCATAAAGTGGTCACGGCATGACTGACTAGCACAGCATCCAGTGTAGCATCTAGGTGTAACCCCTTCATAGAAAACCAGGAGTCCCAGTCCTGTACAGCTTCAGGGGGCCATGGCCAAGGTCCTGAGGGTAGGACAAAATCACCtgtaggaaagaagaaataagaagtaACCTAATGCTTTCCTGGCTTCAAAATTTGCCCCTCACTAATGATCAATATTCCCTCCATGTTCACTCTGCCAACCTGTGAGCAGGGGTGCCCCAACCTTTGCCCCACTTCCTCATTTTTTCGTAACAATATGATTTTGTATCTTCCTTTAAATACAATCAACTATGACCATTACAGCAGAGTTCCTCAACACCACCACTCCACCTGTGACCAGAAGCCATTCCATGAGACGGTCCACGGCCACAAGACGAAGCTCTTGACAAACCCTCCTGTGTGCAGGCCAGTCTGACCTCTGGCACTCCGGACCACAGTAATAGACATTTCTGCACCTGAGAcaatgagagagaaataattcTTATACTATAAATGTGATTGGGGTTATCTGAGGAAAGGAACTGATATTCCTGCACCTAGGATGGTGAATAAGTAAGGAAGGTAGGGAGAGGAATGACAGCTGATGCACCAATTTTGGGGACTACATTTGGCAGACAAGGCAGGAGGGATTGGGAATATAATTATTCTGCCAGACAGAGTGATACCTTACTCTCTATCTGGAACTTTTTATATCACTATTAGAAAAAACACCAAGAGTTTGCAGCTGTCCTCTCATAACAGGTAGGGTtcaacccccacctccccagaACAAATGTAGTCTTACTCCTTGAGTACttgagagagagatagagaggacTGTATTGTGGTTTCTTGTCTCACTTCCCAGTAACACCAAAAATAAGCAGGGTTAGAACATTGTTCTAATCTCTGTAACCTGGATGACAAAAAATGAGGACCTAAGCCTTAGgttattttgaaaactttcagATCTTTCCTCTTGGAATGAGGTCATAGTAcaggaacctctgcctcctgggttcaagcaattctcccacctcagcctttcgagtagctgagactacaggtgtgtgcccccacaccgggctaatttttgtatttttattttttttatttttatttttatttttttttgagacggagtcttgctctgtagcccgggctggagtgcagtggccggatctcagctcactgcaagctccgcctcccgggttcacgccattctcctgcctcagcctccggagtagctgggactacaggcgcccgccacctcgcccggctagttttttgtatttttagtagagacggggtttcacggtgttagccaggatggtctcgatctcctgacctcgtgatccgcccgtctcagcctcccaaagtgctgggattacaggcttgaaccaccgcgcccggccatttttgtatttttagtagagacagggttttgccatgttggccaggctggcctcatgtgatctacctgccttggcctcccaaagtgctgggattacaggcatgagtcatcatgtCCGGCTAGTACAGGATCATTTCTGAATGTCTCCCGATTAGCACCCCCACAAGTCACCTCTTACAGTGCCGGAGAACCTTGGAGTCTGAAAGGCCACTAGGGAGTACTCTACAGTGAGCACAGAATCGAAATGTGTCTTCCATCCTCTGGAACATTTCTTGAGGACATCGAAATCCAAAGCCTGATACAGGGGTACCCCCATCTACCACCAACCTGCAGAGACAGCATGGAGAAGGAATGGCAGTGGGCAAAGGAGTATCTCCAAAATCTCTCATGCCCCTCATCTTGTCTCCTACACATTTCCACGTACTCCTACGTCTCTCACTGCCATCATTTTTCACTTAAgtgaatatttcttcttttatagtaATATAGTAAAATATAGCAAAAGTCAGGATGAGAAAATAGCTTATTGCAAATACTTCATATTCCCCAAACTGTACTCCCTCTCCACCTTCTGAAATTTACTTCTACCAGAGACAATATATCCCTCTTCCATAGAGCTGGTCACTCACTTGTATTCTTCATAGCTTTTCATGTTCAGCTTTTGAAGGATCAGCTGCGATAGGCCAGGAACATTATCATCCAAGGAGAAGAAGCCAAGTGTGTCAATGCTAGGGCCCAGTTTTGAGGGGGTCAGAGGCATAGGGGTCACAATTGTGGTTGGGGTCATAATGATGGGAGCCACTGATGAGGGAGGTTTCCTGTGCCTTCGTCGCCGGGACCGTGGAGCCATGGCCTGTCCAGTGATACGTGGAGACTATATGCAGAATAGACATGGAATAGAATTTTACAAGCTGGACACATGTGAAGTGTTTTCATATGCTTGACCTTTCACTTCTCATTCAAGTCTCTCACACCCAGGTTATCAGTAAGATTTATTCAGTATTTACTGGTTATTGATCACCATAGGCAGCTGAGAAAAaagagtttgttgttgttttttgagatagagtctcgctctgtcgcccaggccggagtgcagcagagcaatctcagctcactcctccacccagcctccagtgtagctgggactatgggcaggcgccaccatacctggctaatttttgtactttttagtagagatggggtttcaccatgttggtgaggctggtctcaaactcctgacctcaggtgatccacccactttggcctcccaaagtgctaggattacaggcttgagccactgcgcccagccgagaagaaacaattttatatgaatataatttatacatattaagtcccattttatatatatatatgtgtatgtatatacatatgtatatgtgtatatatacgtgtatgtgtgtatatatatatgtaaataaatgcataaaaaaaATTTGACAGGGCCCATAGAAAACTGgtaacagccaggcatggtggctcacacctgtaatcccagtactttgggaggccaaggcaggcagatcacctgaggtcaggagttcaagaccagcctggccaacatggtgaaaccctgtctctactaaaaatacaaaaacttaggtgggtgtggtggtgggtgcctgtaatcccagctacctgggaggctgaggcaggagaattgcttgaacccaggaagtggaggttgcagtgagccgacatcacggtattgcactccagcctgggcaacgagagcaaaactccgtctcaaaaaaaaaaaaaaagaaaactggtaaCAGTGATTAACTCTGAGTAGGGTAAGAAGCCAGTTAAATAGGAACTGGGCTGATCGAACGCGACTGTATACTTATCTGTAATGTTTGACTTTTTTTATCAggagaaaatgttaatatatctttagtgtattttaaaactcaatttaaaagaggaaaaagcaagccgggcgcgttggctcacgcctgtaatcccagcactttgggaggccgaggcgggcggatcacaaggtcaggagatcgagaccatcctggctaacactgtgaaaccccgtctctactaaaaatgcaaaaaattagccgggcgaggcggcgggcgcctgtagtcccagctactccggaggctgaggcaggagaatggtgtgaacccgggaggcggagcttgcagtgagccgagatcgcgccactgcactccagcctgggcgactaagcgagactctgtctcaaaaaaaaaaaaaaaaaaaaaaaaaaggaaaaagcaatagAAGTTTTAGTTGTCCAAAGCGATCATCCAATTGGAGACTTAGACAATTTAATCTAGttagagagagaaaacattttgaaacacCTATTATCACATTTATAAGCAATTTGCcaagtaaaaattaaatgtaatacaAAACGTGCGCTAAGAGTTATATAGTCAAGCAAGTCAGAAAAATTTCCTACAGTGGTAAGTTTTGAGGTAGAAATAAGCCTACACTCAGTCACTATCTGGCTGTGACTCTGTGCTGTCCTCCTTCCCTGTCTCATCTTCTCCCATGCCTTCCATAAGAGCTGAGGAAACAGGAAGGACcatatgagaaaaattaaaatgtccatTCAGGTAATATGTATTTACTGATAAACAGATGAAATCATCTGCAAAACACTATAtagaagcaaaaatgaaaaatatgtatctCATCTAAAAGTCTTATAGGGAAATTAGATATAGACTGTAAGGTACTACATAAATCCAACCAGAAAAGTGCAACTAAAGCACTAATGGGagatcagaaaaagaaatctctcCAGTGGGTGAGAATTTCTTCAGTGGCTTTCTTCATGAAGCAGGTAGCTTGAAAGATGGGAATACTTTGAATACTTGGAAATAGGGAAAAAATTCTAAGCACAGAGGAGagaataaacacagaaatatgGACAGAAACATTCTGcaaattaatgaaacagaatgACTTGAGTTTGAACGTTTAAAGTATAAAGACCTAAACTTTAGAAGTAAAAAGTCTATAAAAGTCTATGAGGGAAAGGTTCATGACATAGGTTTTGGCAATAATTTCtaggatatgacaccaaaagcacaggcaacaccACCACCagcaaaatagataaattggacagcaaaactgaaaacttttgtgcatcaaaagatGCTAACAGCAGAGTCAAATGACACCccaaagaatggaagaaaatatttgcaagccatatatcTGGTAAGGtgttagtatccagaatatataaagaattcccacaactcaataacaaagaacaaacaaaaaaaaccaccaaacaaCCCAACTAAAAAATTGGGCAAAAtatgtgaatagacattttcccaaagaatatatgcaaatggacaataaacacaagaaaataaggtcaatagtcattaggaaaatgcaaatcagagcaacagtgagatatcacttcatacccactagtatggctattatcaaaaaaacagaaaataacaagtgttgatgaggatatgGAGTAATTTGAACCCTCATACACTACaggtaagaatgtaaaatagtgccaccactatagaaaacagtatggcagttccccAAAAAGTTAACATAATATTACTATATAaccagaaatttctttcttaggTATGTgcccaaaatatttaaaaacagatacTCAAACCAATATTTATaagtgaatgttcatagcagcactattcacaacagctaaaaggtagaaacaacccaaaaaggtccatcaatggataaatggataaacaaattaggatataaatatacatatgaagatgtatattattcagctataaaaagaaatgaaatactgatacatgctacaatgtagATGAACTTcaaaaaacattatgctaagtgaagaaagccagacacaaaaggttaTATACATGTTGTATGATGCCGTTTCTACAAAATATGTAAACAGGTAAACCCAGACACATAAGGCAGATTGGTAGTTGCTAAGGGTTGGGTGGAAGGAAAAATGAGGAGTAACTGCTTAATGGTTATGGGATCttcttttggggtgataaaaatgttttgaaacaagacaaaaatggtGGTTGCGCAatactgtgaatatactaaatgccATTTAATTGCTCActttaaaattactaatttttggccgggcgcggtggctcaagcctgtaatcccagcactttgggaggccgagacgggcggatcacgaggtcaggagttcgagaccatcctggctaacacggtgaaaccccgtctctactaaaaaatacaaaaaactagccgggcgaggtggtgggcgcctgtagtcccggctacttgggaggctgaggcaggagaatggcgtaaaaacccgggaggcggagcttgcagtgagctgagatccggccactgcactccaccctgggcgacatagcgagactccgtctcaaaaaaaaaaaaaaaaaaaaaaaaaaaaaattactaattttatgttatatgattttcacttcaattaaaaaagaaaggaaggtatTCATAGAAACTGAGAGGCTAAAAAGTTATTAATCCCCAGATTAACTGTCTTCAGGTACAGAGAAATGATAGAGGATTAAAAATGCTGGCCATATCAATGAGGTAACTGTTAAAGTTCAAACCAGGGATCATGTTTTGTTACAAAAATGATCTGACATTTGATCCTTCTAGATCAGATCTGTTAGGAAAAACCTCAGAATCATCATGCAGCTGAGGTGTATGCAggtggcaaaaacaaacaaaaagctcccAGAATTATCTAGTTCATATCCATATCTTACAACATGACTCTTAAAAACCCATCCTCAGGTTAATGGAggaataaatttgtattttcctttgtACTTTCTTTCTCCTCATCCTTACGTTTCCATCTACCCTCTTAATATCTCCCCTTATCCCAAGGGTGAATGGATGGTTTCAGAGTCCACAGAACAGAAATAGCCAAGCTCACCTGTATACCATATCCTATATATTACCTTCAATGAAGAAGAAATTGGACCTAATGATATTAGATTATCTTAGGGTTTAAGGGTCATGTCCTTTTAGTAAAAGAGTAGATGGAATTGCCCTTCACACTTTAGGACCCCATTTCCAACAACTAACCTCATTCTCTCCTCTACTTTTAATCACCTCACATTCTCATTGCATTTTCAGAATCACTGCCATTCTAGAAAAGGCATTTATCTACTCTACCCACCCGCCTCAGGCAAgataatactttttctttttttttttttttgagacggagtctcactctgtcacccaggctgg containing:
- the LOC105466021 gene encoding putative protein MSS51 homolog, mitochondrial isoform X1, whose protein sequence is MAPRSRRRRHRKPPSSVAPIIMTPTTIVTPMPLTPSKLGPSIDTLGFFSLDDNVPGLSQLILQKLNMKSYEEYKLVVDGGTPVSGFGFRCPQEMFQRMEDTFRFCAHCRVLPSGLSDSKVLRHCKRCRNVYYCGPECQRSDWPAHRRVCQELRLVAVDRLMEWLLVTGDFVLPSGPWPWPPEAVQDWDSWFSMKGLHLDATLDAVLVSHAVTTLWASVGRPRPDPDVLQGSLKRLLTDVLSRPLTLGLGLRALEIDVRRIGGSTVHVVGASHVETFLTRPGDYDELGHMFPGHLGLRVVMVGVDVANGFSQSTSTSPLEPGTIQLSAHKGLYHDFWEEQVETGQTDHPDLVAAFHPGFHSSPDLMEAWLPTLLLLRDYKIPTLITVYSHQELVSSLQILVELDTHITAYGANPFMSLKPEQVYSNPNKQPVYCSAYYIMFLGSSCQLDNSQLEEKVDGGI
- the LOC105466021 gene encoding putative protein MSS51 homolog, mitochondrial isoform X2, with protein sequence MAPRSRRRRHRKPPSSVAPIIMTPTTIVTPMPLTPSKLGPSIDTLGFFSLDDNVPGLSQLILQKLNMKSYEEYKLVVDGGTPVSGFGFRCPQEMFQRMEDTFRFCAHCRVLPSGLSDSKVLRHCKRCRNVYYCGPECQRSDWPAHRRVCQELRLVAVDRLMEWLLVTGDFVLPSGPWPWPPEAVQDWDSWFSMKGLHLDATLDAVLVSHAVTTLWASVGRPRPDPDVLQGSLKRLLTDVLSRPLTLGLGLRALEIDVRRIGGSTVHVVGASHVETFLTRPGDYDELGHMFPGHLGLRVVMVGVDVANGFSQSTSTSPLEPGTIQLSAHKGLYHDFWEEQVETGQTDHPDLVAAFHPGFHSSPDLMEAWLPTLLLLRDYKIPTLITVYSHQELVSSLQILVELDTHITAYGANPFMSLKPEQEVYLLTGTRWH